A portion of the Polyodon spathula isolate WHYD16114869_AA unplaced genomic scaffold, ASM1765450v1 scaffolds_973, whole genome shotgun sequence genome contains these proteins:
- the LOC121309199 gene encoding tripartite motif-containing 13-like isoform X2, whose amino-acid sequence MTMELLEEDLTCPVCCCLFEDPRVLPCSHSFCKKCLEGILEGSSNRSWRPPFKCPTCRKETTTTGINSLQINYSLSGIVEKYNKIKLAPKMPSCRTHSGQPLNIFCSSDLKLICGFCATMGDHKGHMFCAMENAYQQEKAAFEELFLGFENWRNADVRSCLDTLENSKRKALQLVSKDGERVTEYLDKLIHTLEQKKNEILSDFETLKLVVLQTYDPEINKLSVVLEEQKRALSIAETLKDVSDPLLFLQQMQEFREKLRIIRETPLPSRPCMDVNPIVQNFDTKKWDSVKLKDVDKIVTPHEKCTSPFLKPKTSRALLVTASMCLLALALYIQDSLSLSFLLNQMSTVGSSCLPASLESSDYAVTCWGEVVNLCLFLCDICQKHTLLLLNYTAEFVCSYKLL is encoded by the exons ATG ACTATGGAACTCCTAGAAGAAGACCTTACTTGTCCTGTTTGCTGCTGTTTATTTGAGGACCCACGGGTACTACCTTGTTCCCACAGTTTTTGCAAGAAATGTCTGGAAGGTATTCTTGAAGGAAGCAGCAACAGGAGCTGGAGACCACCGTTTAAATGCCCCACCTGTCGTAAGGAAACAACGACTACAGGAATAAACAGCTTACAGATCAATTATTCATTGAGTGGCATTGTGGAAAAGTACAACAAGATCAAACTCGCACCAAAAATGCCCAGTTGTAGAACACACAGCGGACAGCCACTGAATATCTTCTGTTCCTCGGATCTGAAACTAATTTGTGGGTTTTGCGCTACAATGGGGGATCACAAGGGACATATGTTTTGTGCGATGGAAAACGCATATCAGCAAGAGAAGGCGGCTTTCGAGGAACTTTTTCTGGGATTTGAGAACTGGCGCAACGCGGATGTGCGGTCATGCTTGGATACATTGGAGAACAGCAAGAGAAAGGCATTGCAGCTGGTATCTAAGGATGGGGAAAGGGTAACAGAATACTTGGATAAATTAATCCACACGCTGGAACAAAAGAAGAACGAAATACTATCCGATTTTGAAACCTTGAAGCTAGTGGTACTGCAGACCTACGATCCCGAAATAAACAAACTGAGCGTGGTCCTTGAAGAACAGAAAAGGGCGTTGAGCATCGCCGAGACTTTAAAGGACGTGTCTGATCCGCTCCTGTTTCTGCAGCAGATGCAAGAATTTCGGGAGAAATTGAGAATCATTCGGGAGACTCCCCTGCCTTCTCGCCCATGTATGGATGTCAATCCCATAGTGCAAAACTTTGATACAAAGAAGTGGGACTCTGTAAAACTAAAGGATGTCGATAAGATTGTTACCCCCCACGAAAAATGCACATCTCCCTTTTTAAAACCAAAGACCTCACGAGCTCTCCTGGTTACAGCTTCCATGTGCCTCTTAGCATTAGCATTGTATATTCAGGATTCACTAAGTCTCTCATTTCTATTAAACCAAATGTCAACGGTTGGTAGTTCATGTTTACCTGCTTCATTGGAATCCTCAGACTATGCTGTGACATGCTGGGGCGAGGTTGTAAacctgtgtttgtttctctgtgacATCTGTCAGAAACATACACTACTTCTGCTTAATTATACTGCAGAATTTGTTTGCAGTTACAAGTTATTATAG
- the LOC121309199 gene encoding tripartite motif-containing 13-like isoform X1, whose protein sequence is MFTRPEGEICTATSAITALQAADSSHNDEEHSKRQEVGTAMTMELLEEDLTCPVCCCLFEDPRVLPCSHSFCKKCLEGILEGSSNRSWRPPFKCPTCRKETTTTGINSLQINYSLSGIVEKYNKIKLAPKMPSCRTHSGQPLNIFCSSDLKLICGFCATMGDHKGHMFCAMENAYQQEKAAFEELFLGFENWRNADVRSCLDTLENSKRKALQLVSKDGERVTEYLDKLIHTLEQKKNEILSDFETLKLVVLQTYDPEINKLSVVLEEQKRALSIAETLKDVSDPLLFLQQMQEFREKLRIIRETPLPSRPCMDVNPIVQNFDTKKWDSVKLKDVDKIVTPHEKCTSPFLKPKTSRALLVTASMCLLALALYIQDSLSLSFLLNQMSTVGSSCLPASLESSDYAVTCWGEVVNLCLFLCDICQKHTLLLLNYTAEFVCSYKLL, encoded by the exons ATGTTCACTCGCCCAGAGGGAGAAATCTGCACAGCAACAAGCGCCATCACTGCGTTGCAAGCAGCTG ATTCATCACACAATGACGAAGAGCACTCCAAGAGACAGGAAGTGGGAACAGCAATG ACTATGGAACTCCTAGAAGAAGACCTTACTTGTCCTGTTTGCTGCTGTTTATTTGAGGACCCACGGGTACTACCTTGTTCCCACAGTTTTTGCAAGAAATGTCTGGAAGGTATTCTTGAAGGAAGCAGCAACAGGAGCTGGAGACCACCGTTTAAATGCCCCACCTGTCGTAAGGAAACAACGACTACAGGAATAAACAGCTTACAGATCAATTATTCATTGAGTGGCATTGTGGAAAAGTACAACAAGATCAAACTCGCACCAAAAATGCCCAGTTGTAGAACACACAGCGGACAGCCACTGAATATCTTCTGTTCCTCGGATCTGAAACTAATTTGTGGGTTTTGCGCTACAATGGGGGATCACAAGGGACATATGTTTTGTGCGATGGAAAACGCATATCAGCAAGAGAAGGCGGCTTTCGAGGAACTTTTTCTGGGATTTGAGAACTGGCGCAACGCGGATGTGCGGTCATGCTTGGATACATTGGAGAACAGCAAGAGAAAGGCATTGCAGCTGGTATCTAAGGATGGGGAAAGGGTAACAGAATACTTGGATAAATTAATCCACACGCTGGAACAAAAGAAGAACGAAATACTATCCGATTTTGAAACCTTGAAGCTAGTGGTACTGCAGACCTACGATCCCGAAATAAACAAACTGAGCGTGGTCCTTGAAGAACAGAAAAGGGCGTTGAGCATCGCCGAGACTTTAAAGGACGTGTCTGATCCGCTCCTGTTTCTGCAGCAGATGCAAGAATTTCGGGAGAAATTGAGAATCATTCGGGAGACTCCCCTGCCTTCTCGCCCATGTATGGATGTCAATCCCATAGTGCAAAACTTTGATACAAAGAAGTGGGACTCTGTAAAACTAAAGGATGTCGATAAGATTGTTACCCCCCACGAAAAATGCACATCTCCCTTTTTAAAACCAAAGACCTCACGAGCTCTCCTGGTTACAGCTTCCATGTGCCTCTTAGCATTAGCATTGTATATTCAGGATTCACTAAGTCTCTCATTTCTATTAAACCAAATGTCAACGGTTGGTAGTTCATGTTTACCTGCTTCATTGGAATCCTCAGACTATGCTGTGACATGCTGGGGCGAGGTTGTAAacctgtgtttgtttctctgtgacATCTGTCAGAAACATACACTACTTCTGCTTAATTATACTGCAGAATTTGTTTGCAGTTACAAGTTATTATAG
- the LOC121309199 gene encoding tripartite motif-containing 13-like isoform X3 — protein sequence MELLEEDLTCPVCCCLFEDPRVLPCSHSFCKKCLEGILEGSSNRSWRPPFKCPTCRKETTTTGINSLQINYSLSGIVEKYNKIKLAPKMPSCRTHSGQPLNIFCSSDLKLICGFCATMGDHKGHMFCAMENAYQQEKAAFEELFLGFENWRNADVRSCLDTLENSKRKALQLVSKDGERVTEYLDKLIHTLEQKKNEILSDFETLKLVVLQTYDPEINKLSVVLEEQKRALSIAETLKDVSDPLLFLQQMQEFREKLRIIRETPLPSRPCMDVNPIVQNFDTKKWDSVKLKDVDKIVTPHEKCTSPFLKPKTSRALLVTASMCLLALALYIQDSLSLSFLLNQMSTVGSSCLPASLESSDYAVTCWGEVVNLCLFLCDICQKHTLLLLNYTAEFVCSYKLL from the coding sequence ATGGAACTCCTAGAAGAAGACCTTACTTGTCCTGTTTGCTGCTGTTTATTTGAGGACCCACGGGTACTACCTTGTTCCCACAGTTTTTGCAAGAAATGTCTGGAAGGTATTCTTGAAGGAAGCAGCAACAGGAGCTGGAGACCACCGTTTAAATGCCCCACCTGTCGTAAGGAAACAACGACTACAGGAATAAACAGCTTACAGATCAATTATTCATTGAGTGGCATTGTGGAAAAGTACAACAAGATCAAACTCGCACCAAAAATGCCCAGTTGTAGAACACACAGCGGACAGCCACTGAATATCTTCTGTTCCTCGGATCTGAAACTAATTTGTGGGTTTTGCGCTACAATGGGGGATCACAAGGGACATATGTTTTGTGCGATGGAAAACGCATATCAGCAAGAGAAGGCGGCTTTCGAGGAACTTTTTCTGGGATTTGAGAACTGGCGCAACGCGGATGTGCGGTCATGCTTGGATACATTGGAGAACAGCAAGAGAAAGGCATTGCAGCTGGTATCTAAGGATGGGGAAAGGGTAACAGAATACTTGGATAAATTAATCCACACGCTGGAACAAAAGAAGAACGAAATACTATCCGATTTTGAAACCTTGAAGCTAGTGGTACTGCAGACCTACGATCCCGAAATAAACAAACTGAGCGTGGTCCTTGAAGAACAGAAAAGGGCGTTGAGCATCGCCGAGACTTTAAAGGACGTGTCTGATCCGCTCCTGTTTCTGCAGCAGATGCAAGAATTTCGGGAGAAATTGAGAATCATTCGGGAGACTCCCCTGCCTTCTCGCCCATGTATGGATGTCAATCCCATAGTGCAAAACTTTGATACAAAGAAGTGGGACTCTGTAAAACTAAAGGATGTCGATAAGATTGTTACCCCCCACGAAAAATGCACATCTCCCTTTTTAAAACCAAAGACCTCACGAGCTCTCCTGGTTACAGCTTCCATGTGCCTCTTAGCATTAGCATTGTATATTCAGGATTCACTAAGTCTCTCATTTCTATTAAACCAAATGTCAACGGTTGGTAGTTCATGTTTACCTGCTTCATTGGAATCCTCAGACTATGCTGTGACATGCTGGGGCGAGGTTGTAAacctgtgtttgtttctctgtgacATCTGTCAGAAACATACACTACTTCTGCTTAATTATACTGCAGAATTTGTTTGCAGTTACAAGTTATTATAG